In Mastomys coucha isolate ucsf_1 unplaced genomic scaffold, UCSF_Mcou_1 pScaffold5, whole genome shotgun sequence, one genomic interval encodes:
- the Krt9 gene encoding keratin, type I cytoskeletal 9, whose amino-acid sequence MSCRQISTSFWSSSSSCGGGGGRGGSGGSMRSSFSRSSRAGAGGGRFSSSSGFGGGGFSACGSGGGGSFGSSYGGGYGGGFSTGSYGGMFGGGSGGGFGGGSGGGFGGGSGGGFGGGSGGGFGGGSGGGFGGGGEGSILNTNEKVVMQNLNSRLASYMDKVQELEESNTTLEKQIQEWYSKKGHRIFQKDYSHYYNTIEDLKDRIVDLTVRNNKILVDTDNTRMTLDDFRVKLEMEQSLRHGVEGDINGLQKVLDSLNMEKSDLEILLDNLEDEIKALKKNHREEMSQLTGQNDGDVNVEINVAPSTDLTQVLNEMREEYEQLISKNRQDIEQHYESKMTQIEQQVTNSGQEMESNMKQVSQLQHTIQELNVELQTQLTTKSALEKALEDTKNRYCGQLQQIQEQISEVEAQLAEVRAETECQNQEYGILLSIKTRLEKEIETYRSLLEGGQQDFESSGAGQIGFGSGKGRQRGSGGSYGGGSGGNYGGGSGGSYGGGSGGSYGGGSGDSYGGGSGGSYGGGSSGSHGGKSGGSHGGGSRGSHGGGSGGSYGGESGGSYGGGSGGSHSGKGGGSYGGGSSSGGGSGGSYGGGSGGSHGGKSGGSHGGGSGGSYGGGSGSGGGSGGSHGGKSGGSHGGGSGGSYGGGSSSGGGSGGSYGGGSGGGNRRPSQSQSSSKSADCDDDSQDHKIRY is encoded by the exons ATGAGTTGCAGACAGATCTCCACATCTTTCTGGAGCAGCAGTAGTAGCTGTGGAGGAGGAGGCGGCAGAGGGGGCAGCGGAGGCAGCATGCGGTCTTCTTTCAGTCGCTCCTCCAGGGCTGGTGCAGGAGGAGGTCGCTTTAGCTCTTCCAGTGGCTTTGGTGGGGGTGGCTTTTCGGCCTGTGGCAGTGGAGGTGGTGGCAGTTTTGGCTCTAGCTATGGTGGAGGGTATGGAGGGGGTTTTAGTACAGGGAGTTACGGTGGTATGTTTGGCGGTGGCTCTGGAGGTGGCTTTGGTGGTGGCTCTGGAGGTGGCTTTGGTGGTGGCTCTGGGGGTGGCTTTGGTGGTGGCTCTGGAGGTGGCTTTGGTGGTGGCTCTGGGGGTGGCTTTGGAGGCGGCGGTGAAGGCAGTATTCTGAACACCAATGAGAAAGTCGTCATGCAGAACCTCAATTCCCGCCTGGCCTCTTACATGGATAAAGTACAGGAACTGGAGGAGAGCAACACCACCCTGGAGAAGCAGATCCAGGAATGGTATTCAAAGAAGGGGCACAGAATCTTCCAGAAGGACTACTCTCATTACTATAACACTATCGAAGACCTGAAGGACAGA ATTGTGGATCTCACAGTGAGGAACAACAAAATACTCGTGGACACGGACAATACTCGCATGACTCTGGATGACTTCAGGGTTAA GCTTGAGATGGAGCAGAGTCTGCGCCATGGGGTGGAAGGCGATATTAATGGCCTGCAGAAGGTGTTGGATAGTCTGAATATGGAGAAATCTGATCTGGAGATACTGCTTGATAATTTGGAGGATGAGATAAAGGCCCTTAAGAAGAACCACAGGGAG GAGATGAGCCAGCTGACAGGCCAGAATGATGGAGATGTTAATGTGGAGATAAATGTTGCTCCTAGCACAGATCTCACCCAGGTCCTCAATGAAATGCGTGAGGAATACGAACAGCTCATTTCCAAGAACCGCCAGGACATTGAACAACACTATGAGTCCAAG ATGACCCAGATTGAGCAGCAAGTGACAAATAGTGGCCAAGAGATGGAGAGCAACATGAAGCAAGTGTCTCAGCTCCAGCACACTATCCAGGAGCTGAATGTCGAGCTGCAGACTCAGCTTACCACG AAATCAGCCCTGGAGAAGGCTTTGGAAGACACGAAGAACCGGTACTGTGGTCAGCTGCAGCAGATCCAGGAACAGATCAGTGAAGTGGAGGCCCAGCTTGCTGAGGTCCGGGCAGAAACTGAATGCCAGAACCAGGAATATGGCATTCTGCTTAGCATCAAGACACgtctggagaaagaaattgagactTACCGAAGTCTCCTTGAAGGCGGCCAGCAAGACTT TGAATCTTCTGGAGCTGGACAAATTGGCTTTGGAAGTGgcaaaggaagacaaagaggaagtGGTGGCAGTTATGGAGGAGGAAGTGGTGGCAACTatggaggagggagtgggggtagctatggaggaggaagtggaggcagctatggaggaggaagtggagacagctatggaggaggaagtgggggcAGCTATGGAGGAGGAAGCAGTGGCAGCCATGGTGGAAAAAGCGGAGGCAGCCATGGAGGAGGAAGTAGGGGCAGCcatggaggaggaagtgggggcAGCTatggaggagaaagtgggggcagctatggaggaggaagtgggggcAGCCACAGTGGAAAAGGTGGAGGTAGTTATGGAGGAGGAAGCAGCTCTGGGGGAGGAAGTGGAGGCAGCtatggaggaggaagtgggggcAGCCATGGTGGAAAAAGTGGGGGTAGCcatggaggaggaagtggaggcagcTATGGTGGAGGAAGTGGTtctggaggaggaagtgggggcAGCCATGGTGGCAAAAGTGGGGGTAGCcatggaggaggaagtggaggcagcTATGGTGGAGGAAGCAGTTCTGGGGGAGGAAGTGGAGGCAGCTATGGAGGAGGAAGTGGTGGAGGAAATAGAAGGCCATCTCAGTCCCAGTCCTCCTCAAAATCTGCCGACTGCGATGATGACTCGCAAG ACCACAAGATTCGATACTAG
- the LOC116077146 gene encoding keratin, type I cytoskeletal 14 isoform X1, with the protein MATCSRQFTSSSSMKGSCGIGGGSSRMSSVLAGGSCRAPSTYGGMSVSSSRFSSGGACGIGGGYGGSFSSSSFGGGLGSGFGGAFGSGFGGGLGSGFGGAFGSGFGGGLGGGLGDGLLVGSEKVTMQNLNDRLATYLDKVRALEEANSDLEVKIRDWYQRQRPTEIKDYTPYFKTIEDLKSKILAATVDNANVLLQIDNARLAADDFRTKFETEQSLRMNVEADINGLRRVLDELTLARADLEMQIENLKEELAYLKKNHEEEMASMRGQVGGDVNVEMDAAPGVDLSRILNEMRDQYEKMAEKNRKDAEDWFFSKTEELNREVATNSELVQSGKSEISELRRTMQNLEIELQSQLSMKASLENNLEETKGRYCMQLAQIQEMISSVEEQLAQLRCEMEQQNQEYKILLDVKTRLEQEIATYRRLLEGEDAHLSSSQFSSSSQFSSGSQSSRDVTSTNRQIRTKVMDVHDGKVVSTHEQVLRTKN; encoded by the exons ATGGCCACCTGCAGCCGCCAGTTcacctcctccagctccatgaaGGGCTCCTGTGGCATCGGTGGTGGCTCTAGTCGCATGTCCTCCGTTCTGGCTGGAGGATCCTGCCGGGCTCCCAGCACCTATGGGGGCATGTCAGTTTCCTCCTCTCGCTTCTCCTCTGGGGGAGCCTGTGGGATTGGAGGTGGCTATGGTGGGAGCTTCAGCAGCAGCAGTTTTGGTGGAGGACTTGGTAGTGGATTTGGTGGAGCATTTGGTAGTGGATTTGGTGGAGGACTTGGTAGTGGATTTGGTGGAGCATTTGGTAGTGGATTTGGTGGTGGTCTTGGTGGTGGTCTTGGTGATGGGCTCCTGGTGGGTAGTGAGAAAGTGACCATGCAGAATCTCAATGACCGCCTGGCCACCTACCTGGACAAGGTGCGTGCCTTGGAAGAGGCCAACAGTGACCTGGAGGTGAAGATCCGTGACTGGTACCAGAGGCAGCGGCCCACTGAGATCAAAGACTACACTCCCTACTTCAAGACCATCGAGGACCTGAAGAGCAAG ATCCTGGCAGCCACTGTGGACAATGCCAATGTCCTCCTGCAGATTGACAATGCCCGCCTGGCTGCTGATGACTTCCGCACCAA GTTTGAGACAGAGCAGAGCCTGCGCATGAATGTGGAGGCCGACATCAATGGCCTGCGCAGGGTGCTGGATGAGCTGACTCTGGCCAGAGCTGACCTGGAGATGCAGATTGAGAACTTGAAAGAGGAGCTGGCCTACCTGAAGAAGAACCATGAGGAG gAAATGGCCTCCATGAGAGGCCAGGTGGGTGGAGATGTCAATGTGGAGATGGACGCCGCCCCTGGTGTGGACCTGAGCCGCATCCTGAATGAGATGCGGGATCAGTATGAGAAGATGGCGGAGAAGAACCGTAAGGATGCCGAGGACTGGTTCTTCAGCAAG ACTGAGGAGCTGAACCGTGAGGTGGCCACCAACAGCGAGCTGGTGCAGAGTGGCAAGAGTGAGATCTCTGAGCTCCGTCGCACCATGCAGAACCTGGAGATTGAGCTGCAGTCCCAGCTCAGCATG AAAGCATCCCTGGAGAATAACCTGGAGGAGACCAAAGGCCGTTACTGCATGCAGCTGGCCCAGATCCAGGAGATGATCAGCAGTGTGGAGGAGCAGCTGGCTCAGCTGCGCTGTGAGATGGAGCAGCAGAATCAGGAGTACAAGATCCTGCTGGATGTGAAGACCCGGCTGGAGCAGGAGATTGCCACCTACCGCCGTCTGCTGGAGGGCGAGGATGCCCA CCTTTCATCTTCCCAGTTCTCCTCATCTTCTCAATTCTCCTCTGGCTCTCAGTCATCCAGAGATG TGACCTCCACCAACCGCCAGATCCGCACCAAGGTCATGGATGTGCACGACGGCAAGGTGGTCTCCACTCACGAGCAGGTCCTGCGCACCAAGAACTAA